The region AATATAAGAAGAATCTCCTTAGATACCAATAACGGTGCGGTGATTCGCTTGGTCAGTGTGAAAGACGCACGAGCGTTAGATTTTAACGTACATGATATGCAGATTTACTGGACTGATGCTACTGAAAGGACGATAAGCAGAGCTTTCCTCAATGGCACTAACATCGAACCGATAATTGAAGTTGACTTGGCCTTTCCTGATGGGTTGGCTGTCGACTGGATTGCACAGAACCTTTACTGGACGGACGCTCGTACTCATCGAATAGAAGTATCGCGGTTGGATGGTCGGCACAGAAAGTTGTTGATTTGGAAGGATGTATGGCAACCAGATGAACTGGCGCTTGATCCAGTCTCGGGGTAAACAGATAAATTGAAAATCTAACGTTATAGAAAACAGAAGGAACCTGTGAAGAAGATTTTGTTCTTTGATCTATTTCCGGCCCAAATGCCTTAAAGTCGAGAGCATTATTTTCTGCACACGTTTCGAAGGATCTCGTAAACGTTGCGTGGTTGGTGTATTGGAGAAAAAGGAGGCGAGTAAAATAGTCAGGTCCTTCCTCCATCgtgtttcattttcacagTTAGCTCATATTCATTCGACGAATTCTAGAACATAGATAATCTTAACGCTTGTTTTTTTATACTGGTGGAAATTTTTGGAATACCTTTTAAAGCTGACCGAAAATTGTTGCTCAAGGCGTCGATGTAAAACCCTATAAACTTGAATAGCTTTTATTTCACCATCGATAGATACCCCCTGTTGTTTTTGATGTTTGCCACAGTACAATTTAAAGTGGCCAAAGAGAGGTTAATACGCGATAGTGATTGTTATTGTAGGCACATGTACTGGGTAAATGGTGGACGGAATTCAACAATAGAGATAGCTGACTTGGATGGATCTAATAGACGCATATTGTTCACTAATCCAAACCCTCCAACTGGCTTAACAATTGACTTTTCAACGGGACTTATCTTCTGGGCCGATCAAGATGAGAGAAAGATTGAATGCGCCTACTTAAATGGTACAAATCGGCGAGTAGTTGTGTCAGGGCTGTCAAAGACATTTGCCCTGACACAGTTCAAGGATTATATCTATTACGCTGATTGGTCGACAATTTACCGAGCGAACAAAACCAATGGATTGGATCAGACGCGGATTAAAAGAAGCATCGAGGTTGTCATGGATATACTTGTGTTTCACAGAAGCAGACAGGAAGGTTTGTTTTAACCTTGTTTCCTgattaattgttttcttttttagtaaCATCTATGCCACTCTCGCGCAGTTCCTGTCGAGTCtctattttagtttttaggaACAAGTATTTTAGCATCAATTGTAAGCAACAcctttttttcggtttttagGTTGGAATGTTTGCGCCGCTGATAACAATGGCTGCAGCCATCTTTGCTTCGCCAAACCAGATAGAACAAGAGTGTGTTCCTGTCCAACCCACTATGAGTTATCAGAGACGGACAATAAAACATGCAAAGGTAAATCTAAGGATTTAGATATGAAAGGCTTTGTGCGCCTCTATTCGGTAAACCTTACCAGGTGACTGAGCTTGATTCCGTCGACGCcagttatgaattttttttgttatttgtgcGAATGGCTTGTGAAGTGTTTGATATACCGTACATGTGTGGGAATTAAAACCAGACAATGGAACGATAATATGAGCCTTCAACGGCATGAAGGCGTGTGTGTTCTTTTAGTAATTGAAAATAAAGGCTTTGTTAAATATCAtgtctctctcttttttcagCTCCTAGTGTCTTTATGCTGTTTAGCACTAAAAGTATCATTCGTCGACTCTTAATCGATTCAGCTGACAATGTCGATGTGGCTTTGCCTGTCCGCGGTTTGAACGATGTCCTTGCTATTGATTATGACATCAAGAGCCAGCTAGTGTTTTGGATCGATGGACGCACAAAGCAAATAATGTGTGCTCGACAAAATGGCACCGGTGTGCAGACCCTCAAGCTCAACAAAAATGCATCGCCGTTTGATCTGGCCATCGATCCTTATGGTCAGCTGTTGTATTGGACGGATAGTGTCTCTAACGGCATTAACGTTTACAGTTTGAGGAACAAAACTAATGTTGGTGCGGTGTTCAAGAAGGATTATGTCTACCCACGCTCCATAGTGCTTTACCCAGAGATTGGGTAAGTAAAACGGTGTAGTCTCATAATATTATGTGGCGATATGGCATTCAGCTTTGTTACACAGTTTTGTCTTTGATAAACACTCCTAACTTTTCCGCAAACTGAGAGCCTCTTCTCTCttcttgaaaatttgttcTTCGATTATTTGGCTCGTTAATTctaatttttcagtttctctcAAATTTCTTCGGTTTTCTtctggttcaattttttttaatgtctcTATAAAAGaagacttttttgttttattattttgttttcgtttggtCGTAAAGGAGTATatattttacctttttcagGCGTATGTACTTCACGGATGACAATCCCAAATCGAAATCAATTATGAGAGCAACGATGGGAGGTTCTGATGAAGTGGAATTGTTTCAAGCAGTTTCTCCTGGCGATCTGGCCGTTGATAAACAAGAACAGAAACTGTTCTGGACAGACACtgagatgaaaaaaattgagtaTGGCGACCTCACTGGTATGTATGATAATTGGTATGTTGCCTAGGGACCTGAAATCCCGTTACAAGgactcttcttcttcttcttcttcaaaggaaaaacaggGAGTCTTCTACAAAGACAACTACTTCTACGAACATCAAGTGTATTAACTGATGTAGGCTCCTGTAAGAGCCTCCCAGTTGTGAGAGGCTGACTTCCCTCCAGGGGCGCCGGTGTTGTATACATTGTAAGAAGGGGGATGGGTCGGGGGTTGTATTCCTATGTACGGCATCTAAGTATGTTTGGATGAGATGTTTGTTATCTCTAAGGAGTgagttattttgtttgtttcgtaGGAATGAACCAGGCTACActgattgaaaagaatttattaaaacCAGTTGGTCTTGTGGTGTATAAAGATTACGTGTACTGGATTGATAAAGACACTCGCAATGTCGTAAAGGTCAAGAAATATAACGACAGCTCACGAGAACCCGTGCAGGCCTACGTTGACGATTTGTCGGACATTGCCGTGGTCGATATAAGTACGAGCACAGGTAAGAGGACACCGTGAAGATAAACGTTGAACAATTCAAAACTTTCTGGTTACTGACTCATCATAGCCAGGTCGCTGAGAATACAACGCATCATGGACAGGTCCATAAGCTTACTGACCCATCATGGCCAGGTCACTTAGCTCTCGGTCCTGATAACTGTGTTCTAATTGCAGTGAAAAAAGCGGTACACAGGTCGTAAAAagtacattttttaaaatttatttgtaGATCACCACCCGTGCTACAAGAACAACTGCACACACCTTTGTTGGGTTGGAAAAGATGGTCATGCGCAGTGTTCCTGTCCTATGGACTTGATTTTAAATGATGATAACTTGATTTGTGGAGGTAATTGAGTGATCTTATTCGAAGTAGTGACCTACAGTTCAATGCGAGCGAATAGTTTACGATTACAAAAATTTCCCAACTTTCCGTCGGACTGAAGCTAAAAAAACGCTCATGCCTTATATATATTTCCTGACTTTGCTTTCATAGCGCGAAAGAAATGCAAGCCAGATCAGTTTACATGCGCTAACAGGGTCTGCATAACACGGAACTGGGTTTGTGATGACACGGACGACTGCAAAGACGGCTCCGATGAAATGGACAATTGCAGTAAGCTTGattctttatatttcagtTCTTAATGTCATCATTTCTTTAGCATCTGCCTGAGTGATGTTAATCCTCGGCAgtctttgaaatttgaaaacccACCAGTTACTGTTAGTGTAGTGTTTGGATTAATGGAAGGCTGGTTGACAGTGCCCTTTATACTGGTGGGGTCGCGAGGTTAACATGCGTCTTCTTTTGTCAGCGAAATGCAAAGACGACGAGTACATTTGTGACAGTGGCCAATGTGTCGATGCTAAGAAGCGATGCGACTCGAAGCCTGACTGCGAAGATGGATCGGACGAAAGGGTAGAAAACTGCGGTAAGTGTAAATAATTGATAGCAAAGGTAAAGTGGACGTTGGTTGTTGGGATAACTTGATACTTCCACTGTTGACAGTCAGCAGGGAACAGGAAACTGCTTCAGTAATAATGGGAATTTCCATGAATACGGATGGCATGTAGCTGTCACGTTCAAACTAAGTGGAAAGTGAGACGAATGGGCATCCTTCGTTCCGCTAGAAAATGTTCTCTGTTCTCGCGCGCAAATTCGTACTTCAGATTTTTGACAGCAGCCAGCGAAGGGTTTGTGGTTGGTAACCTTGATAgcttgttttttcaatgtcGTATGCAATTTTACTTTTTCGTTTCGatatataaaaaagaaataaataaaaattcaacGTTTGCCGGCAACCCGCGCATTTAACGGATGAAGtccttttttctattttccgTCTCCGCAATTCAAGTTAGGTTGATTTCTTTTAGCCATTCGCCATGAATATTGTGGCTGCCTTGAGGGTCCCTGTTATCTTAAGAGTTTCTAAGATACTTTTGTGTTTCTTATTAGGCAAACGCTGTAATTCGAATGAGTTCGGATGCGTCAAGGATGGTTTTGTATATAAATGCATTCCACGTGACTGGGTCTGTGACCGCGGTAAAGACTGTTACGAGAACACTGACGAGATGAATTGCAACGAATCCAAAGGTAAGTCCTACTCCCCCTTGGGATTATTGGATCCAAAGATTTTGTGCGTTTTAAAACTAAATTTGCCGAAACCATCCCTGTGGGTGTTCGTCGACTGTCGGGCGTTCGTCGACTGTCGAGCGTTTTCGTCGTTATCGCGAAAGTTTCTATCGAGGAATGAGCAACGAGGGCGTTATCGTTTGGTCAATCCATGATACAGAGAGTTGCCTCACCGTTTTCTCGGAACAAACTCTTGAAGTCTATGTTTGTGGATGTACCATAAGTCATAAGAGAAGGGCCCGAAATGTATTTATGTCCTAGAACATAAACTTTAGTACTAGTATTATCACTTGGAGGGCACTGACAAaatagaaactgaaaaaagtgacaacaaaacagtcagAACATTTATTTCACCAACCCTGTAAGAAAAACGGCGGCAAAGACTCTACTGGCTTctagattttgattggctgcttacatCGTACGATCATTTGACTCTCACTTctcatttgtttatttcacatGGACAAAATACATTTTATCCCGCCAAATCTCCATTATAGGAcacaaaatgcgccacaatggtCGGCAAAGGGATAATGATATCTatctcccaccaatgtggcccgggttcgattcccagatccggcgtcatacGTGGGTTGATtctgttggttctctactctgcaccgagaaTATTTCTCCGGTTACtacggtttcccctctcctcaaaaaccagcatttgacttgatttgtgttaattattaaagtgtatatgacacgaaaatttttattagcttattcgaaagagctttcaaaatgatgaagaatggcttttattttattgtgatagcactcttggttgtgGAGTTATTcgagattttgatttatgcaaattagatgacttgtgacgtcacattgttgaCACCAAATGATGtgcaatcacaaaaaatggaatatatCTGAAGGcattttctgtatagaactgaaactttgtgcaGTTGTTACattcatcacaaagttccataatatgcccactgtgacatttccatggaaacagAATGGGCTCCATGCCCTCTCCATTTAAAaggtaaaatcagagtttttctccttcaagaagtgctATTAGCCCTTGATGTTTATGCAGTTGGTGTGAGCGAATATGGGCATTGGACAGCACGAACACAAGAAAGTACATTAGACTCTGGAGAAACAAATGagacatttttccttttaagaaggtagaggtctggtaacgagtatgttgctatggtgacatcataaccactatcgTGATGTGTAGTTCTTGGTGCACATCAACTCTGCAAAATTTTAAGCCTGGAGACTTAGCATTTGTACAgatatttcatattttgttattttgcatcGTTTTGTGTCaacattgtgacgtcacaagtcatctaatttgcataatctattatcttgaataactcagcaaccaagaCTGCtgttacaataaaataaacgccattcttcatcgctctgaaagctcttcctaataagttaataaaaaatttcgtgtcatatacattttaatttcagtttatagtgcccccaattagtgctccagcgctagaacgactagacacttgaaaaaagttcctttcctttcctttccttcgTTTTAGGTAACGAATCTGTACCTAACTATCCCAGATTACATCCTTCAAATCTGAGTGGGAAGATGGTTGCCGTTATTGTTGCTTCCATTGTAGTGTGCGTCATCTTTTTAACGTTTGCCGTTCTGATGTGCCGCCGATTGAAACACAAACCCAACTGTAACGTTACGCACGAGATTGGATTGGTCGTTACTCCTGTGCTTCGCACCAGGCCTCACTCGTCTGCGTCTTCCACGCGTTCTTCGTCCTATCATGACATCTTCGTGAACGCACCGCTTCGAAAAGGCCCAGGGTCGGCAGGTTCCTCGAACAAGCGATCGAAAGTTGCTAGTGTGAGCAATCGATCAAGTGCGTCGCAAATAGCTTACGATCGGAACAATTTAACAGGAGCTTCTTGTTCGTCAACAGCGTCCACTGTTGTCACTGCGTACTTCCACGAACCGTTGAACCCCCCACCATCGCCGGTCACCGAACGATCCCACTGTACTTCGCGGTCGCGCCCGTACTGTGAATCTTTATTATCACCTTCATCTTGTAAATCGCACAGATATCATCGTCCAAGAATGCCACCACCTCCTACGCCGGCTTCCACAGATGTAGAATCTAGGGGGAGCCGACATCGCTGTCGGAAATCACATCGTTGTCGATATCAGCGGCACGCACCATCCTCGTTCACGGAAGCGGCCTACGATTCCGATCTGTTCGCGCCTCCGCCAACACCAAATACGATCTACATGTCGGAGGCAACGCATTTCTCAGATCAGGAGGCCCCCCCTCCTTCTCCAACCACGACTGAGAGGAGCTTTCATCTGCTTCCCTATCCGCCTCCGCCATCTCCTGTGACTGATGCACCATCTGTGGTTTTGTAACACGTTGACGGGAAAATAAGGTATCGTGTGGTATGTGGCAGAGTCACGCTACGCCTGCGGGTCACGCTCTCAAAGAACCACGGCTGGAATAAGTACAAAGCACCATCTCCCTCGGTATAATTCTTTTTATACCTCAAGCAGAAAGAAAGGGATCACCTGAAAAGGTGAAATCTCTGTGTTGCGAAAGAGCACACAATTCTAAATTTGGAACTCATGGCCGGGAAATGAGAAACTCGAAATTAAATTTTCGATAGGAAGAGCAGGGTAATATCAAGTCCATGTTTCTAAGATGAATACCCTGtcatatatgaaattcatgtgGAGCTTTCTCAGCTCATAATTGGTGACGCCTTTTATAAGAAAGGTTTTTCGTCACCGCTGAATGTAGTCTGCTTAAATTCAAAGGTATCGACTCTAAAGCCAGGGCTTGTTGCTTACTTCTTTTGTTAAGACTTCCTGGGTCATTTATGGgttaagataaaagaaaacttttaagtCCCTCATACCTCAGCATTTTTGTTACTCCTAGTCGATAATATTAAATTATCTTCTCTGCCGAAATTTGTCTTGTAGTAAAAATTGAAACGTAACAAGGCCGTGAGCCATGTAATGCCCTGACCAAATTAACAAGGAACATGGATCTGTCCTTTAGATGACGCCTCAGGCTACTTTCCAATTcaagaattctttttaaaGACCGAAAGTTTTAgtaattcaaaacaaataacaagTGAGGTTAGGGGCACTTCAGGCGAACGTTGATGAATTATCGGTGATCAGTCGAAGTATTTGTACTCGTAGGGATTGGCTGTTCTTCCCTGACAGCCAATTCGGTTAATTGTTGGCCAACTTAACATGGCCAGCAGCTGAAAATCCAATACTGAACGTTGCTGGTTTGTTTGTAGTAGTGAAAATTTAGTGATGACCAATATTGGATTACCGTTCGTCGTTAGGTTGCTTGTTTATTACAGCATTGTTTAGGATAGGAGCATCGGTCAACAGACCTACCGTTTGTGATTGACCCGTTATGTACAAAGAGTAGCAACATTTTCATGGCTTTAAACGAcctcaaaattatttattgtaaatattgtaCATAATTTGTAAATGGTGCTTTACGTGTAACCAAGAGTATCTATCGTCAACCAGTTTTGCTGCTGACTTCCAAATTTTTCCTAgattaatatatttttaataaagaTGTTTGCACAAACGAGCGGTTGTCTCTGATGTAGATTTGCCTCTTGGTCGTGACAAAAAAGCAACAGATATGccgatttattttttccagCTCGGTCAAAAACGACGCCCTGTGACTGTACGCGACGCGTATTATGGTTGTGGCAGGAGACATCAACATAGATGTACTTGGACCAAATAAAGCTATAACCAGCCAGTACCAAGACATATTATCTTCATTGAATTTACATCAACATGTACATAAACCAACCAGGATAACAGATAAGACGAGCACACTTATAGATCATATAATCTCTATCTTTCCAGAACGTATTTCGCATACTGATGTTCTTCCTTGTCCTAGTCAGCGATCATGACGTCGTCTACGCAACTATTAACATCAAAGTTACCAGATtccaaacaaataaaataaaattcatcaGAAATTTGAAGAGCTTTGATGAATCTTCTTTTATTGATGACTTTAAAACACTACCTGTTGCAGCCTCTTTTGGCGTCTCCGATGCGGATGAAAAGCTTTAAATATTAAGCTCATTGATCAAGGAATGTATCGACAGGCATGCACCACTAAAATTAACAAAGGTTACTCGACCACCTGCCCAATGGCTTAAAGATCCAGCCATTGCAGAACTAAAGGAACAAAGAGAGCGCTTACGATTTGCAGCAAGAGcaagtaacaacaacaaagaaacttgGGAAAGTTCCGTGCGGCCCGTAATCGCCTTAAAGAATTAATTAAGTCGACCAAGAGAAATTTCATGGAAAGAATGTTGTCATCTAAGAAATCAAAAGAAGTGTGGAAGGTAATTCACCGTATCCTACATCTGAGCCCGCAGCGAATAATTATGCAACCGGAAGCGCTAAACAATTTCTTTGCATCCACGGCCGAACGCACCATTGACATCAAGGCTCATCCTGTTGATGAACATGCTTCAATCATAAACTTGATTCAATCTCTCCCTGCAAACATTGATAACGGGTTTCAAATCAGGACAGTTGCTCTCAAAGAGGTCATCCATGAGTTGCGCAACATTCGATCTTACTGTTCAACTGGCCCTGATAATATACCTGCAAACATGATTAAAATGGTTGCAGATTATTTGGGGTCTCCACTTACTGATGTCATCAACACCTGCATCAAGAACTTGTACTTTCCTTCTGCTTGGAAACTCGCGTGCATCTGCGCGATTCCTAAAGGGAACCAAATCAAATCCGAGAAAGACTTACGACCTATATCAATACTACCAGTGCTGTCAAAGGTTTATGAACAACTGATTTGGCATCAGCTGTCTGATTTTATCGACAAGAACTATGTGCTCAACAGTAGTATCTCTGCCTATCGAAAGGGACAGTGGACCACTACTGTACTCCAAGCTATACTAGATGACATAGTAAAAGCCATGGAACGTTCGGAAGAAACTATGATGATCTTAGCCGACTTTTCCAAAGCCTTCGATACAATCTGTTTCAGAAATCTTATCACCAAGATGAGTAAGCTAGGTTTCTCAAGAGACTCCCTGATATGGACACTCAATTATGTTATGCATCGTAAACAATTTGTACAGATCGACGACACGTGCTGAGAGGTCAAAAACGTGAATATATTAATTTTGGAGTTCCCCAAGGCTCCATCCTGGGCCCGGTGTTATTCAATATTTATGTTGCTGATCTTCAGGACAATGTAATTGTCAAATGCTTCCAGTATGCGGACGATACGACAATCTACGATCATGCGAAAGTATCTGATCTGAATAGCTGTAGAAACACTATCTACCAATCAATTAATAAACTAAGTGCCTGGTCTAAGGAGAGTACTCTCGCCTTTAACAACGACAAAACTAAGGTTATGATCCTCTCCACCCCGCAAATGTCCAGAGTACATCACGTTGATGAACCTAATATCGCAGTCAGTAATTATAACCTAGAACGTATTTTAAAAATCCTGCAAACTGCTTGGAGTTCACATCAATGAACACCTTAAGTGGGACGATCATATCAAGCACACGGTATCAGGATGCTACGCCTCTCTATCAATACtaagaaaactgaaatatCTCGCCAAATATGAGCTCAAAAAGCAGCTAGCAGAAACATTGATTTTCTCAAAACTAGATTATGCGGATCTGGTCTTTTCCCTCTACCACAATTCCTACTTCGCCGTTTGCAACGGGTTCAATTCGCTGCTGCAAGTTTTGTACTCGGTCACCACGTTAAGAACTTTCGGGATGTACTTAAAATCGGATGGCTTCCAATCAATGAGAGAAGAGATCTGAAACTCCTGAAATCATGCTTTAAGGCTTTGCATAACGCTGAGACTTGGCCAGGTtatcttaaaataataaaacaggaATTCCCTAAGGAACCGCGCTCAAGCAATTCAATTAGGTTAGTGGTTCCGACTGAAAACGGCACTTTCCAGGATAATTCGTCGAAACAATTTAATAATCTACCAGAAACTATTAGGAACTGTAAAGATTACAAGACCTTTTTAAGACTCTCAAGGATTTTTTTAAGAAGCAGAGTACAAAGCGATTAGTTAGTTTAATTGTAATTGATTTCCGTTAATTCTGTATCTAATGtatattttgtaaataagttgatttgatttattttgtaattgtaaTTGATGAAATTTAACAGGGAGAGCCACCCAGTGGATCtgttaaagtggtactatgatcaaatttttaccccttgatttttttaggtgtatcatataaaattccatgaaaggataaaaatgccgtttactgtttgcaaatatctgcattagttcATGAgatatttaaatttgaaaaatgagtaaaatatgcaaatgagatgactgatgacgtcatacactcaacccaatattatatcaattacattaatagagctatcttggccaatttttaacgcaggccaatgaaacttggcaggctaatagttctacagcaaacacacctacagCTTTAAGAATTCTgttcccatggcaactcactcttctccaggccccaccctcttgatttcaatattttagcgatattcaattcaaaaaacgttaaacgaggtcaaaaactcgagctaacatatttatatccttgttggatcatgcatatgaggcaccatttgcaaatatgaatatggaacgccaaaggtggccagaaacaccttttataatggggaggtctggaacccagtatgttgccatggtaacagaactgtttaagttcaaattgcGAAGCACATTTAtcagaatcttactgcaaagaatcaaacatttctgatgaaaattggctgagatatcctTTTTCATcctatttgatcaaaatttggttgagtatatgacgtcatcaattggctaatttgcatattttaaaaacttaaatatctctggaacgaaaacagatattt is a window of Acropora palmata chromosome 11, jaAcrPala1.3, whole genome shotgun sequence DNA encoding:
- the LOC141897138 gene encoding low-density lipoprotein receptor-related protein 6-like; this translates as MRFKALICLVFLYYRISFAYSPKLLYANRNDIRIVQKTHKHNRTEEIVVDGLEDAIVAVEFSYAEGYIFWTDVTVPKIKRISFREKRRIVKDVVSLGLRKPEGLAVDWVARKLYWTDCGDADWQTNRIEVANLDGTYRKVLFWRNLGLPRAIAVDPLSGNMFWTDWGEEPKIEQAEMDGSNRHVIISQDIYWPNGLTIDYSFEKIYWTDAKLFYIDKANYDGSEREKVFRSPGQCSLGHPFDLTLYENKIYWTDWKARGIHSSNKNNGMRCQLISQSSYPHMGIKAFESERQKPRPGVNPCNSTTNGGCSHLCLLNKDGQSCACPTGVRLLSDKKTCERGPVNFLLLARKWDIRIISLDTPDLTDVVLPVSGLSHAVAVDFDPVDKFMYWSDDEKLEIKRSRLDGTAVQVVISSQIKHPDGLAVDWVARNLYWTDTGTDRIEVSRLNGSSRKVLISENLDEPRAIALDPARGYMFWTDWGKSPKIERAGLDGGHRVTLVNTSIVWPNGIAIDFKAQKIYWADARLDKIEVMNMDGSQRSVVLDKDFLHVFGFTLLGSQLYWTDWQKRSIESVNKQTGDGRKMLIQSLPDLMGLKAVNLSHDLGSNPCQKNNGGCSHLCLYRRRGVKCECPDGMEILADKKSCILPEAFLLFSSNDNIRRISLDTNNGAVIRLVSVKDARALDFNVHDMQIYWTDATERTISRAFLNGTNIEPIIEVDLAFPDGLAVDWIAQNLYWTDARTHRIEVSRLDGRHRKLLIWKDVWQPDELALDPVSGHMYWVNGGRNSTIEIADLDGSNRRILFTNPNPPTGLTIDFSTGLIFWADQDERKIECAYLNGTNRRVVVSGLSKTFALTQFKDYIYYADWSTIYRANKTNGLDQTRIKRSIEVVMDILVFHRSRQEGWNVCAADNNGCSHLCFAKPDRTRVCSCPTHYELSETDNKTCKAPSVFMLFSTKSIIRRLLIDSADNVDVALPVRGLNDVLAIDYDIKSQLVFWIDGRTKQIMCARQNGTGVQTLKLNKNASPFDLAIDPYGQLLYWTDSVSNGINVYSLRNKTNVGAVFKKDYVYPRSIVLYPEIGRMYFTDDNPKSKSIMRATMGGSDEVELFQAVSPGDLAVDKQEQKLFWTDTEMKKIEYGDLTGMNQATLIEKNLLKPVGLVVYKDYVYWIDKDTRNVVKVKKYNDSSREPVQAYVDDLSDIAVVDISTSTDHHPCYKNNCTHLCWVGKDGHAQCSCPMDLILNDDNLICGARKKCKPDQFTCANRVCITRNWVCDDTDDCKDGSDEMDNCTKCKDDEYICDSGQCVDAKKRCDSKPDCEDGSDERVENCGKRCNSNEFGCVKDGFVYKCIPRDWVCDRGKDCYENTDEMNCNESKGNESVPNYPRLHPSNLSGKMVAVIVASIVVCVIFLTFAVLMCRRLKHKPNCNVTHEIGLVVTPVLRTRPHSSASSTRSSSYHDIFVNAPLRKGPGSAGSSNKRSKVASVSNRSSASQIAYDRNNLTGASCSSTASTVVTAYFHEPLNPPPSPVTERSHCTSRSRPYCESLLSPSSCKSHRYHRPRMPPPPTPASTDVESRGSRHRCRKSHRCRYQRHAPSSFTEAAYDSDLFAPPPTPNTIYMSEATHFSDQEAPPPSPTTTERSFHLLPYPPPPSPVTDAPSVVL